One Pieris brassicae chromosome 11, ilPieBrab1.1, whole genome shotgun sequence DNA window includes the following coding sequences:
- the LOC123716436 gene encoding agrin-like isoform X1 — MRGKPFILTLFISTTFGCYLFPSDVPDPCRGVTCGPGELCRPTSDGRSYICECPPSCPSYGDHDGAKPLCGSDARDYNGECEMRRAACEANTNITFKYYGKCDPCAGVTCPDPEVCQLDEKRSPSCRCAEPCSLEFSPVCASDGKTYSNECQMHRESCRARKQLKIIFKGQCSTGVNPCAEVECRHGAECRVEGSGAVCACPTPCEPVLRPVCGSDARTHDSECELRRTGCLLGRELKVLHAGACGSNGVCADRNCPHGGECVSSGGRGVCRCPRCSNEFAPVCGSDGISYGNRCKLQLEACRHRRDVQVLYDGPCNGCENKKCDFYAVCESDGVSEASCVCPKHCEEGTETEEVCGNDNQTYSSVCSLRNKACREKKRVFVKHMGSCESCQNVPCPNGMWCSRGKCACSGHCESGAHEPVCSDTKKTFPNECFLLQAACEAKMRGESPIRVAYYGECSEALDDNGNSGNKTRLRDSNDIVHGTDTTKVATGAVCARVQCAYEATCAVDGNGQPRCACLFDCAAASAISAPVCSSDLRLYPNLCHMKLEACRRQEDLRLRPLALCRGLEFRPCGDDEPMTDAEGRIMDCGGGPHRKDCPAGSYCHHTAKAARCCKKDKGVIEKKDCQESWYGCCSDGITPAKGPSGIGCPSQCGCHRLGSENEQCDAEGQCVCRPGVGGQKCDRCEPGFWGLPRIGAGHTGCIPCGCSAFGSVREDCEQMTGRCVCKPGIQGQKCTVCSNHEHSLGPRGCFDPESTQLPATSCEHMTCYFGAYCVVRSGMATCECPSIECKKDQPAVCGSDGRTYLSTCHLRADACRTQSDTVVQAFGPCADTPSVRRGSRSIVNSSRSSPVQKKYADASVDTSDSGKPDSPEPQTCVDLLPPLEYR, encoded by the exons ATGAGGGGGAAACCGttcattttaacattattcatATCAACAACATTTGGATGCTATCTATTTCCTAGCG ACGTGCCGGATCCGTGCCGCGGTGTGACGTGCGGCCCTGGAGAGTTGTGCAGACCCACATCTGATGGACGAAGTTACATTTGCGAGTGTCCGCCTTCCTGTCCTAGCTATGGGGACCACGATGGAGCCAAACCACTTTGCGGCAGTGATGCTAGGGATTATAACGGTGAATGCGAGATGCGACGAGCTGCTTGCGAAGCAAACACGAATATAACTTTTAAGTATTACGGAAAGTGCG atCCTTGCGCAGGAGTTACCTGTCCAGACCCAGAAGTTTGTCAGTTAGATGAAAAGAGATCTCCTTCCTGTCGATGTGCAGAGCCCTGTTCTCTAGAATTTTCTCCCGTTTGTGCGTCTGACGGCAAAACATACTCTAACGAGTGTCAGATGCATAGAGAGTCCTGTCGAGCCAGAAAACAGTTGAAGATTATTTTCAAAGGACAATGCAGTACAG GTGTTAACCCATGTGCAGAGGTGGAATGTCGTCACGGCGCGGAATGTCGAGTTGAAGGTAGTGGCGCAGTGTGCGCGTGTCCGACACCCTGTGAACCCGTATTACGGCCTGTGTGTGGTTCGGACGCACGCACACACGATAGCGAGTGCGAATTGCGCCGTACTGGATGTCTTCTTGGCAGAGAGCTGAAGGTGCTTCATGCCGGAGCTTGTG GTTCAAACGGCGTTTGCGCAGATCGTAACTGCCCTCACGGCGGAGAATGTGTGTCCTCTGGCGGTCGCGGTGTTTGTAGATGTCCTCGTTGCTCCAACGAATTCGCGCCTGTTTGTGGATCAGACGGAATATCATATGGGAACAGATGCAAATTGCAATTGGAAGCTTGTAGACATCGACGTGACGTCCAAGTGCTATATGACGGACCCTGCA ATGGTTGCGAGAATAAGAAGTGTGACTTTTATGCTGTATGTGAGAGCGATGGAGTCTCAGAAGCCAGTTGCGTGTGTCCTAAGCACTGTGAAGAAGGGact gaaaCCGAGGAAGTCTGTGGAAATGATAATCAAACATACAGCAGCGTGTGTTCTCTCCGTAACAAAGCTTGCCGTGAAAAGAAACGAGTTTTTGTGAAGCACATGGGTTCTTGTG AATCCTGCCAGAATGTCCCATGCCCTAACGGTATGTGGTGTTCTCGAGGGAAATGTGCGTGTTCGGGTCACTGCGAAAGTGGGGCTCATGAGCCAGTCTGCTCTGATACAAAAAAGACATTTCCTAACGAATGTTTCCTACTACAAGCCGCTTGCGAAGCCAAAATGAGGGGAGAATCGCCTATACGGGTTGCATATTATGGGGAGTGCTCGGAAGCATTGGATGATAATGGCAATTCTG GCAACAAAACAAGACTAAGGGACAGCAATGATATAGTTCACGGGACGGACACAACGAAAGTGGCTACTGGGGCCGTGTGCGCAAGAGTGCAATGCGCATATGAAGCTACATGCGCAGTAGATGGAAATGGGCAACCGCGTTGTGCATGCCTGTTCGATTGCGCAGCCGCTAGCGCAATATCCGCTCCGGTTTGCTCATCCGACTTGCGACTGTATCCCAATTTGTGTCATATGAAGCTTGAAGCATGTCGCCGACAGGAGGATTTACGATTGAGACCGTTAGCGCTATGTCGAGGATTAGAG TTCCGACCTTGCGGTGACGACGAACCGATGACTGATGCTGAAGGGCGAATAATGGACTGTGGAGGTGGACCACATCGAAAGGACTGTCCTGCGGGTAGTTACTGTCATCACACGGCGAAAGCGGCTAGGTGTTGTAAAAAag ACAAAGGAGTAATAGAGAAGAAAGACTGTCAAGAATCATGGTATGGATGCTGTTCAGACGGTATAACACCAGCGAAGGGTCCAAGTGGAATAGGATGTCCATCTCAATGTGGGTGCCATCGCCTTGGTTCAGAAAATGAGCAGTGTGATGCTGAGGGCCAGTGTGTTTGCCGACCTGGCGTTGGAGGGCAGAAATGCGATAGATGCGAGCCTGGCTTTTGGGGTCTGCCTCGTATTGGGGCTGGTCATACTGGCTGTATAC CTTGTGGATGCTCAGCATTTGGGTCGGTGAGAGAAGATTGCGAACAAATGACAGGGCGATGCGTGTGTAAGCCGGGGATCCAAGGTCAAAAATGCACCGTTTGTTCTAACCACGAACATTCTCTTGGACCAAGGGGATGCTTTGATC CGGAATCAACTCAGCTGCCTGCGACTAGCTGCGAGCACATGACGTGTTACTTTGGTGCTTATTGCGTAGTCCGGAGCGGCATGGCCACTTGCGAATGTCCAAGCATAGAGTGTAAAAAAGACCAGCCTGCTGTATGTGGAAGCGACGGACGCACTTACCTCTCAACTTGTCATTTAAGGGCCGACGCTTGCAGGACCCAGTCAGATACAGTGGTCCAAGCATTCGGTCCTTGTGCTGATACACCCAGTGTACGGCGAGGTAGTCGTTCCATAGTTAACAGTAGCCGCTCGAGTCCTGTTCAGAAGAAATACGCTGATGCTTCAGTAGATACCAGCGATAGCGGCAAACCCGACAGTCCAGAACCCCAAACCTGCGTCGATCTGCTCCCACCACTCGAGTATCGCTAG
- the LOC123716436 gene encoding agrin-like isoform X2: MRGKPFILTLFISTTFGCYLFPSDVPDPCRGVTCGPGELCRPTSDGRSYICECPPSCPSYGDHDGAKPLCGSDARDYNGECEMRRAACEANTNITFKYYGKCDPCAGVTCPDPEVCQLDEKRSPSCRCAEPCSLEFSPVCASDGKTYSNECQMHRESCRARKQLKIIFKGQCSTGVNPCAEVECRHGAECRVEGSGAVCACPTPCEPVLRPVCGSDARTHDSECELRRTGCLLGRELKVLHAGACGSNGVCADRNCPHGGECVSSGGRGVCRCPRCSNEFAPVCGSDGISYGNRCKLQLEACRHRRDVQVLYDGPCNGCENKKCDFYAVCESDGVSEASCVCPKHCEEGTETEEVCGNDNQTYSSVCSLRNKACREKKRVFVKHMGSCESCQNVPCPNGMWCSRGKCACSGHCESGAHEPVCSDTKKTFPNECFLLQAACEAKMRGESPIRVAYYGECSEALDDNGNSGNKTRLRDSNDIVHGTDTTKVATGAVCARVQCAYEATCAVDGNGQPRCACLFDCAAASAISAPVCSSDLRLYPNLCHMKLEACRRQEDLRLRPLALCRGLE, translated from the exons ATGAGGGGGAAACCGttcattttaacattattcatATCAACAACATTTGGATGCTATCTATTTCCTAGCG ACGTGCCGGATCCGTGCCGCGGTGTGACGTGCGGCCCTGGAGAGTTGTGCAGACCCACATCTGATGGACGAAGTTACATTTGCGAGTGTCCGCCTTCCTGTCCTAGCTATGGGGACCACGATGGAGCCAAACCACTTTGCGGCAGTGATGCTAGGGATTATAACGGTGAATGCGAGATGCGACGAGCTGCTTGCGAAGCAAACACGAATATAACTTTTAAGTATTACGGAAAGTGCG atCCTTGCGCAGGAGTTACCTGTCCAGACCCAGAAGTTTGTCAGTTAGATGAAAAGAGATCTCCTTCCTGTCGATGTGCAGAGCCCTGTTCTCTAGAATTTTCTCCCGTTTGTGCGTCTGACGGCAAAACATACTCTAACGAGTGTCAGATGCATAGAGAGTCCTGTCGAGCCAGAAAACAGTTGAAGATTATTTTCAAAGGACAATGCAGTACAG GTGTTAACCCATGTGCAGAGGTGGAATGTCGTCACGGCGCGGAATGTCGAGTTGAAGGTAGTGGCGCAGTGTGCGCGTGTCCGACACCCTGTGAACCCGTATTACGGCCTGTGTGTGGTTCGGACGCACGCACACACGATAGCGAGTGCGAATTGCGCCGTACTGGATGTCTTCTTGGCAGAGAGCTGAAGGTGCTTCATGCCGGAGCTTGTG GTTCAAACGGCGTTTGCGCAGATCGTAACTGCCCTCACGGCGGAGAATGTGTGTCCTCTGGCGGTCGCGGTGTTTGTAGATGTCCTCGTTGCTCCAACGAATTCGCGCCTGTTTGTGGATCAGACGGAATATCATATGGGAACAGATGCAAATTGCAATTGGAAGCTTGTAGACATCGACGTGACGTCCAAGTGCTATATGACGGACCCTGCA ATGGTTGCGAGAATAAGAAGTGTGACTTTTATGCTGTATGTGAGAGCGATGGAGTCTCAGAAGCCAGTTGCGTGTGTCCTAAGCACTGTGAAGAAGGGact gaaaCCGAGGAAGTCTGTGGAAATGATAATCAAACATACAGCAGCGTGTGTTCTCTCCGTAACAAAGCTTGCCGTGAAAAGAAACGAGTTTTTGTGAAGCACATGGGTTCTTGTG AATCCTGCCAGAATGTCCCATGCCCTAACGGTATGTGGTGTTCTCGAGGGAAATGTGCGTGTTCGGGTCACTGCGAAAGTGGGGCTCATGAGCCAGTCTGCTCTGATACAAAAAAGACATTTCCTAACGAATGTTTCCTACTACAAGCCGCTTGCGAAGCCAAAATGAGGGGAGAATCGCCTATACGGGTTGCATATTATGGGGAGTGCTCGGAAGCATTGGATGATAATGGCAATTCTG GCAACAAAACAAGACTAAGGGACAGCAATGATATAGTTCACGGGACGGACACAACGAAAGTGGCTACTGGGGCCGTGTGCGCAAGAGTGCAATGCGCATATGAAGCTACATGCGCAGTAGATGGAAATGGGCAACCGCGTTGTGCATGCCTGTTCGATTGCGCAGCCGCTAGCGCAATATCCGCTCCGGTTTGCTCATCCGACTTGCGACTGTATCCCAATTTGTGTCATATGAAGCTTGAAGCATGTCGCCGACAGGAGGATTTACGATTGAGACCGTTAGCGCTATGTCGAGGATTAGAG TGA
- the LOC123716437 gene encoding agrin-like — translation MFFFIIFTENLRTIHTVQIKNDITSTCTKKAKNYFEYEDEQFGTNDVEDVYPVIYDEYFYEHENSLYSAPLFDGRAGMTAAMLLPAKRFDIWAEVSAVCSKGTLMSASGVRDYLWLGIIDGKVEMRFDAGSGPLELRSGKVNIDNKSKLLARRYKKDAMLNVGSITARGTTHGRMSSLDVEPYVHIGLPPMNYTLLSNIGFPGFVGCVHRLRVNGRDVIPPSRGMSITSHGLRACTPQNLAEVVCP, via the exons atgtttttttttattatattcacagAAAATTTACGCACAATTCACACTGTGCAgataaaaaatgatataacGAGCACTTGTACTAAAAAGGCTAAGAATTATTTCGAGTACGAGGATGAGCAATTTGGTACGAACGACGTGGAGGATGTGTACCCTGTAATATATGACGAGTATTTCTACGAACACGAAAACAGTTTGTATTCGGCCCCATTGTTCGATGGGCGTGCTGGAATGACAGCAGCGATGTTATTACCGGCTAAACGATTCGATATATGGGCTGAAGTGTCTGCCGTGTGCAGCAAAGGCACTTTAATGAGCGCCTCAGGCGTGAGGGATTATTTATGGCTTGGTATTATAGATGGCAAGGTCGAAATGCGTTTTGATGCCGGTAGCGGGCCTTTGGAGCTCCGTTCGGGGAAAGTGAATATTGAtaacaaatcaaaattattggCGCGGAGATACAAGAAAGATGCGATGTTGAATGTTGGGAGTATCACTGCGAGAGGAACGACCCATGGGAGAATGAGCTCACTCGATGTGGAACCTTACGTTCATATTGGGCTGCCACCGATGAATTATACATT GTTATCCAACATCGGATTCCCTGGGTTCGTGGGATGTGTACACCGGCTAAGGGTGAATGGCCGTGACGTCATTCCGCCTTCCCGGGGAATGTCTATCACTTCACACGGCCTACGAGCGTGCACACCGCAGAATCTAGCTGAGGTAGTATGTCCGTGA